In Alistipes ihumii AP11, a genomic segment contains:
- a CDS encoding glycoside hydrolase family 25 protein, with the protein MRNVRGLFFLLLLSALASCREKTADDFPVWGLDVSRHQQNVDWEKVVEHEKPWFVFIKATEGTLIVDPTYDRHRRELERTDVTWGAYHFFGHRTPGREQARNFIRTARLEKGNLLPVLDIEQHRFMTDPKRSVREAKAFCDEIRRYYGADPIIYCSTHFYETYLKKEFSPDRYTLWIADYRGCPRIKWRIWQHTDSHSLPGIRGKVDRNVFAGSEQEFKKLIL; encoded by the coding sequence ATGCGAAACGTCAGGGGTCTCTTTTTCCTGCTGCTGCTATCGGCGCTCGCGTCATGCCGCGAGAAAACCGCGGACGACTTTCCCGTCTGGGGACTGGACGTCTCGCGCCACCAGCAGAACGTCGACTGGGAGAAAGTCGTCGAGCACGAAAAGCCATGGTTCGTATTCATCAAGGCTACGGAAGGCACGCTGATCGTCGATCCGACCTACGACCGGCACCGCCGCGAGCTTGAAAGGACGGACGTTACATGGGGCGCCTACCACTTTTTCGGGCACCGCACGCCGGGCCGCGAGCAGGCCCGCAACTTCATCCGCACGGCCCGCCTCGAAAAAGGCAACCTGCTCCCGGTGCTCGATATCGAGCAGCACCGCTTCATGACCGACCCGAAACGCTCCGTACGCGAGGCGAAGGCGTTCTGCGACGAAATCCGCCGGTACTACGGCGCCGACCCGATCATCTACTGCTCGACCCACTTCTACGAGACTTATCTGAAAAAAGAGTTCAGCCCCGACCGGTACACGCTGTGGATCGCCGACTACCGGGGCTGTCCGCGGATAAAATGGCGGATATGGCAGCATACCGACTCGCACTCGCTGCCGGGCATCCGGGGAAAGGTCGACCGGAACGTTTTTGCCGGAAGCGAGCAGGAATTCAAGAAGCTGATTTTATAA
- a CDS encoding potassium channel family protein — MNDSASLPHSSSPASVSSVPADDPRRHGLRRDIKSILNVLVLLGSIVVIVSLSLEVFHGAAESYYRLYMRVQFWVCIVFLVDFFYRFFLSRRKWRFFFGNLIFLLVSIPYLNIVDAFHLSLSAEAYYLIRLMPLVRGGYGLAIMVGWIARNRVTSLLISYVLMIFALSYFASLVFYSLEHTINPMVTSYGKALWWAFMNVTTVGSNIVPKTATGEVLCVVLAAAGMMLFPIFTAYITARFQPHRQKKQDDDAPAA; from the coding sequence ATGAACGATTCGGCTTCGCTTCCTCACTCTTCTTCCCCGGCCTCCGTTTCGTCCGTCCCGGCGGACGACCCGCGCCGGCACGGGCTGCGACGGGACATAAAGAGTATTCTGAACGTGCTGGTGCTCTTAGGCAGCATCGTCGTGATCGTCAGCCTTTCGCTCGAGGTGTTTCACGGTGCGGCCGAGAGCTATTACCGGCTTTACATGCGCGTGCAGTTTTGGGTCTGCATCGTGTTTCTGGTCGATTTCTTCTACCGTTTTTTCCTGAGCCGCCGCAAGTGGAGGTTTTTTTTCGGCAACCTGATTTTTCTGCTCGTGTCGATACCTTATTTGAATATCGTCGACGCGTTTCATCTGAGCCTCTCGGCCGAGGCGTATTATCTGATCCGTCTGATGCCGCTGGTGCGGGGCGGGTACGGACTGGCCATCATGGTCGGGTGGATCGCCCGGAACCGGGTGACCAGCCTGCTGATTTCTTACGTGCTGATGATTTTCGCGCTGAGTTATTTCGCCAGCCTGGTATTCTACTCGCTCGAGCATACGATCAATCCCATGGTCACATCCTATGGGAAGGCCCTTTGGTGGGCGTTCATGAACGTGACGACCGTCGGGTCGAACATCGTGCCCAAAACCGCGACGGGCGAGGTACTCTGCGTCGTGCTCGCTGCGGCGGGCATGATGCTTTTCCCGATTTTTACGGCTTACATCACGGCCCGTTTCCAGCCTCACAGGCAGAAAAAGCAGGACGACGACGCGCCGGCCGCATGA
- a CDS encoding GNAT family N-acetyltransferase: MEIDLTIEQTGPHEAIPYELLYEADPSREAVADYIARGSCYIARIEGRTVGVSVLLRTRPFTMELVNLCVAEPYRRQGIATRLIAHAAERARAAECRILEVGTGNAGIGQLALYQRCGFSIESIEKDYFVRHYPEPIYENGIECRDMVRLRMEL; encoded by the coding sequence ATGGAAATCGACCTGACGATCGAACAGACCGGCCCGCATGAAGCGATCCCTTACGAGTTGCTGTACGAGGCCGACCCCTCGCGCGAAGCCGTCGCCGACTACATCGCACGGGGTTCATGCTACATAGCCCGGATCGAAGGCCGTACCGTCGGAGTATCGGTTCTGCTGCGAACCCGTCCTTTCACCATGGAACTGGTCAATCTCTGCGTCGCGGAACCGTACCGGAGGCAAGGCATCGCCACCCGGCTGATCGCCCATGCCGCAGAAAGGGCGCGCGCGGCGGAGTGCCGTATACTCGAAGTGGGAACAGGCAACGCAGGGATCGGCCAACTGGCGCTTTACCAGCGTTGCGGCTTTTCGATCGAGTCGATCGAAAAGGACTATTTCGTCAGGCATTACCCGGAGCCGATCTACGAAAACGGAATCGAGTGCCGGGACATGGTTCGGCTCAGAATGGAACTATAA
- the guaB gene encoding IMP dehydrogenase: MSFLEDKIQTEGLTFDDVLLIPAYSEVLPREVSIISRFSRNVQINTPIASAAMDTVTEAEMAIAIARAGGIGVIHKNMTIAEQAAQVRKVKRAENGMIYDPVTIGKDNTVGDALQLMKENRIGGIPVVTPEGVLIGIVTNRDLRFQRDMSRRIEEVMTKENLITTHNPDLQTASDILLQNKIEKLPVVDAGGRLVGLLTYKDITKVQANPNAAKDDKGRLRVAAGVGVTYNTMERVGALAEAQADVIVIDTAHGHSKGVIDMLRRVKKEYPDLEVVVGNIATGEAAKMLVAAGADGVKVGIGPGSICTTRVIAGVGVPQLSAIYDVAKSVAGSGVPVIADGGLRYSGDIVKAIAAGADAVMAGSLLAGVEESPGETIIYNGRKFKSYRGMGSLEAMQHGSKDRYFQDMEDDVKKLVPEGIAARVPYKGTLAEVVYQMVGGLRAGMGYCGAKDIEALKKARFIRITNSGMLESHPHDVSITREAPNYSRGE, from the coding sequence ATGTCGTTCCTTGAAGATAAAATTCAGACCGAGGGCCTGACTTTCGATGACGTACTTCTGATCCCCGCCTACTCCGAAGTGCTGCCGCGCGAGGTCAGCATCATTTCCCGCTTTTCCCGCAACGTTCAGATCAACACGCCGATCGCTTCGGCGGCCATGGATACGGTGACCGAGGCCGAAATGGCGATCGCCATCGCTCGTGCCGGGGGTATCGGGGTGATTCACAAGAATATGACGATCGCCGAGCAGGCGGCCCAAGTCCGCAAGGTGAAGCGCGCCGAGAACGGCATGATCTACGACCCGGTCACCATAGGCAAGGACAATACGGTCGGCGACGCGTTGCAGCTGATGAAGGAGAATCGCATCGGCGGCATTCCGGTCGTTACGCCGGAAGGCGTGCTGATCGGTATCGTGACCAACCGCGACCTGCGTTTCCAGCGCGACATGTCGCGCCGCATCGAGGAGGTGATGACCAAGGAGAATCTGATCACGACGCATAATCCCGACCTTCAGACCGCTTCCGATATCCTGCTGCAGAACAAGATCGAGAAGTTGCCGGTGGTGGATGCCGGGGGCCGTTTGGTCGGCCTGCTGACTTACAAGGACATCACGAAAGTGCAGGCCAATCCGAATGCCGCCAAGGACGACAAAGGGCGCTTGCGGGTGGCCGCCGGGGTCGGCGTGACGTATAATACGATGGAGCGCGTCGGCGCGCTTGCGGAGGCTCAGGCCGACGTGATCGTGATCGACACGGCTCACGGCCATTCCAAAGGCGTGATCGACATGCTGCGCCGCGTGAAGAAGGAGTATCCCGATCTGGAGGTAGTCGTCGGCAACATCGCTACGGGCGAGGCCGCCAAGATGCTCGTAGCTGCCGGGGCCGACGGAGTGAAAGTAGGCATCGGTCCGGGGTCGATCTGCACGACGCGCGTGATCGCCGGCGTCGGCGTGCCCCAGCTTTCGGCCATTTACGACGTGGCCAAGTCGGTCGCCGGTTCGGGCGTTCCCGTGATCGCCGACGGCGGACTGCGCTATTCGGGCGATATCGTCAAGGCGATCGCCGCCGGAGCCGACGCGGTGATGGCCGGGTCGCTGCTGGCCGGCGTCGAGGAGTCGCCCGGCGAGACGATCATCTACAACGGCCGCAAGTTCAAGTCCTATCGGGGCATGGGCTCGCTCGAGGCGATGCAGCACGGCTCGAAGGACCGCTATTTTCAGGATATGGAGGACGATGTCAAAAAGCTCGTCCCCGAGGGAATCGCCGCCCGCGTGCCTTACAAGGGTACGTTGGCCGAGGTCGTCTACCAGATGGTCGGCGGCCTGCGGGCCGGTATGGGCTATTGCGGCGCGAAGGATATCGAGGCGCTGAAGAAGGCCCGGTTCATCCGGATCACCAATTCGGGTATGCTCGAAAGCCATCCCCACGACGTGAGCATCACGCGCGAGGCACCGAATTACAGCCGGGGCGAGTAG
- a CDS encoding TonB-dependent receptor plug domain-containing protein — protein MMRKFVFCLAVCSVWVTQGVCGSGVEMPALSDDSLTVDMNEVVVTATRTPLPLKNTPVITRVITSRDIERSGAVTLQQALERELAGVEFHQAGYGSSLSFQGLDSRYVLFLLDGERIAGETYGNIDYSRIPLSIVSRIEVVRGASSVLYGSNAMGAVVNVITKEPRHKYEVTASLRYGTPYQRNGGDSLAGNASARDSREYRNKLDLPNLNADMTFGVNLGKFRSLTAVAYRTSDAYRLVGTRDEVRHYKELNIMRPKMNGSRPEMDPSTGMPVFVVGRTVADTTISVGPDSRGLSVSGWRDLNLSQRFDYELSDQFRFQLSGSYFGKKRFDFNGSILDENPLANNSKPWTYESYSGYNVKALMEHSPDERNKIYLSYVRDEYFRDLDSLSGVTVPKQRHTYNVPRLLWTLDAGSANRLTTGVEWVNEQLRFDMNPSGYDDRKSMNTGSLYVQDEILSGRPLSFVVGVRGDYNNHFGWSVTPKLSAKYAYRDFSLRANYARGYRTPSLKEMYMDFTVPIPGQTSVIRGNDRLRSESNHYVSLTAEYNRSGLNLSATVYNSYFRNKIDVRGHMEGTTTVLQYENIRRSEFSGLELMGTLRVTTGLFVRANYNYVYQSDDAPESSTQYIFPSPHTAVFQVDYGFDVRKCRIGIDATVRYVGAKTYEDFMPIVNLDFQSMQNMKYWSGTYTARHKGYAVCNAAVNASLPEGMTLTLGVDNIFDRRPSVVNFNSDITARRNLFVRLAYAFGCD, from the coding sequence ATGATGAGAAAGTTCGTGTTTTGTTTGGCCGTGTGTTCGGTATGGGTTACGCAGGGAGTGTGCGGCAGCGGCGTCGAAATGCCCGCATTGTCCGACGACAGCCTGACCGTCGACATGAACGAGGTGGTGGTCACGGCGACGCGGACGCCCTTGCCGCTGAAGAATACGCCGGTCATCACCCGGGTCATCACTTCCCGCGACATCGAGCGCAGCGGGGCCGTTACGCTTCAGCAGGCGCTCGAACGGGAGCTGGCCGGCGTGGAGTTCCATCAGGCGGGCTACGGCTCGTCGCTGTCGTTTCAGGGGCTCGATTCGCGCTACGTGCTTTTCCTGCTCGACGGCGAGCGGATCGCCGGAGAGACCTACGGCAATATCGACTATTCGCGCATTCCGCTTTCGATCGTGTCGCGCATCGAGGTGGTGCGCGGTGCCTCGTCGGTCCTGTACGGATCGAATGCGATGGGGGCGGTCGTCAATGTCATAACCAAAGAGCCCCGCCATAAATACGAGGTCACGGCTTCGCTGCGATACGGCACGCCCTACCAGCGCAACGGCGGCGATTCGCTGGCGGGAAACGCGTCGGCGAGGGACTCGCGCGAGTATCGCAACAAGCTCGATCTGCCGAACCTGAATGCCGACATGACGTTCGGGGTCAATCTGGGCAAGTTCCGTTCGCTGACCGCCGTGGCCTATCGGACGAGCGACGCCTACAGACTGGTCGGCACGCGCGACGAGGTGCGCCATTACAAGGAGCTGAATATCATGCGGCCGAAGATGAACGGCTCGCGTCCGGAGATGGACCCTTCGACCGGCATGCCCGTATTCGTCGTCGGGCGGACCGTCGCCGATACGACGATCAGCGTGGGACCCGATTCCCGGGGACTGAGCGTCAGCGGCTGGCGCGACCTGAACCTCAGCCAGCGGTTCGACTACGAGCTGTCCGACCAGTTCCGGTTCCAGCTTTCGGGAAGCTATTTCGGCAAGAAACGGTTCGATTTCAACGGCAGCATTCTCGACGAGAATCCGCTGGCGAATAACAGCAAGCCGTGGACCTACGAATCCTACAGCGGGTATAACGTCAAGGCGCTGATGGAACACTCGCCCGACGAGCGCAACAAGATTTACCTCTCCTACGTCCGGGACGAGTATTTCCGCGATCTGGACAGTCTGTCGGGCGTCACGGTCCCCAAACAGCGTCACACCTACAACGTGCCCCGGCTGCTGTGGACGCTCGACGCGGGCAGCGCGAACCGGCTGACTACGGGGGTAGAGTGGGTCAACGAGCAGCTTCGGTTCGACATGAACCCGTCCGGTTACGACGACCGCAAAAGCATGAATACCGGTTCGCTCTACGTACAGGACGAGATTCTGAGCGGCCGGCCGCTCAGTTTCGTCGTCGGCGTGAGGGGCGATTACAACAATCATTTCGGCTGGAGCGTAACTCCGAAGCTCTCGGCCAAGTACGCTTATCGCGATTTCTCGCTTCGGGCCAACTACGCCAGAGGTTACAGGACTCCCTCGCTCAAGGAGATGTACATGGATTTCACCGTTCCGATTCCGGGTCAGACCTCCGTCATCCGGGGCAACGACCGGCTGCGCAGCGAGAGCAACCATTACGTTTCGCTGACGGCCGAGTACAACCGCAGCGGACTGAACCTGTCGGCTACGGTCTACAACAGCTATTTCCGCAACAAGATCGACGTGCGCGGGCATATGGAAGGGACGACGACCGTCCTGCAGTACGAGAATATCCGGCGCAGCGAGTTCAGCGGTCTCGAGCTGATGGGCACGCTGCGGGTGACGACCGGCCTCTTCGTGAGAGCCAACTATAACTATGTCTACCAGAGCGACGATGCGCCAGAAAGCTCGACTCAATACATATTCCCGAGTCCTCATACGGCCGTGTTTCAGGTCGACTACGGCTTCGACGTGCGCAAGTGCCGTATCGGCATCGACGCGACGGTCCGCTACGTGGGGGCCAAGACTTACGAAGACTTCATGCCGATCGTGAATCTCGACTTCCAGTCGATGCAGAACATGAAGTATTGGAGCGGAACCTATACGGCCCGTCATAAGGGATACGCCGTGTGCAACGCGGCGGTCAATGCGTCGCTGCCCGAGGGCATGACGCTGACCCTCGGCGTGGACAATATCTTCGATCGCCGTCCCTCGGTCGTCAACTTCAATTCCGATATCACGGCCCGCCGCAATCTGTTCGTCCGGCTCGCCTACGCGTTCGGATGCGATTGA
- a CDS encoding metallophosphoesterase, whose product MKPIRILLLLALLSGPCLTARAQKVEPLMLEDSASWSMVLLPDPQSYVKYGYNQPLLEVMTRWIRYNVERLNIRLVLCTGDMVEENFRTVSGGDGWPGDQPSTEQWESVSRSFGMLDDTIPYILCTGNHDYGYKSSENRYSQLNSYFPPNRDSRYAELLTGMFENAAGVKTIENAWYEFKAPTGENYLIVSLEFQPRRAIVEAARELVARPEYRDHRVIWLTHGYMNSEVLGNSLISQNDYPTLTDVTLGDALWRELIEPSANSSMVLCGHVVDDMSHRGHVGFRTDKNRAGRNVHQMMFNAQAEGGGWEGNGGDGWLRVLEFHPDGRTVTVHTFSPLLGIIPSTVGISLRTEPYDHFSFTLD is encoded by the coding sequence ATGAAACCTATCCGAATTCTCCTGCTTCTTGCCCTGCTGAGCGGTCCGTGCCTGACGGCTCGGGCCCAGAAAGTCGAACCGCTGATGCTCGAGGACAGCGCCTCGTGGAGCATGGTGCTGCTACCGGACCCGCAATCCTATGTCAAGTACGGCTACAACCAGCCGCTGCTGGAAGTGATGACGCGCTGGATCCGGTATAACGTCGAGCGGCTGAATATCCGTCTGGTACTCTGCACGGGCGACATGGTCGAGGAGAATTTCCGGACCGTGTCGGGAGGCGACGGCTGGCCCGGCGACCAGCCGTCGACCGAGCAGTGGGAGTCCGTCTCGCGCTCGTTCGGCATGCTCGACGACACGATTCCCTACATTCTGTGCACCGGCAACCACGATTACGGCTACAAAAGCTCCGAGAACCGGTACAGCCAGCTGAACTCCTATTTCCCGCCCAACCGCGATAGCCGGTACGCCGAGCTGCTGACCGGCATGTTCGAGAATGCGGCGGGCGTCAAGACGATCGAGAACGCATGGTACGAGTTCAAGGCGCCGACGGGCGAGAACTATCTGATCGTATCGCTCGAGTTTCAGCCGCGCCGCGCGATCGTAGAGGCCGCCCGCGAACTGGTCGCGCGTCCCGAGTACCGCGATCACCGGGTCATCTGGCTCACTCACGGCTACATGAACTCGGAAGTGCTCGGCAACAGCCTGATCTCGCAGAACGATTACCCCACCCTGACCGACGTCACGCTCGGCGACGCGCTGTGGCGGGAACTGATCGAGCCCTCGGCTAACTCGTCGATGGTATTGTGCGGCCATGTCGTGGACGACATGAGCCACCGGGGACACGTAGGTTTCCGCACTGACAAGAACCGCGCGGGACGCAACGTGCACCAGATGATGTTCAACGCCCAGGCCGAAGGAGGAGGCTGGGAAGGAAACGGAGGCGACGGCTGGCTGCGCGTGCTCGAGTTTCATCCCGACGGGCGGACGGTCACCGTACACACGTTCTCTCCGCTGCTGGGCATCATTCCCTCGACGGTCGGCATATCGCTCCGCACGGAACCCTACGACCATTTCTCCTTCACGCTGGATTAA
- a CDS encoding HAD family hydrolase: MIKGVIFDMDGVLVDNRDAHIEAFEIICRKYGVPFDREKFMPSFGMTNDLILERLMPEVIRRTDWRQIAREKEETYREIFERTIAPTRGLVDFLRALKADGFLVGLGSSGNTPNVNFVLERCGIAKYFDAIANGDMISRGKPDPEVYLLAARKLGLAPAECIVAEDAPVGIEAARRAGMSVIGVATTFRREDLSDYDLLIDDFTQIGPQQIRALKA, translated from the coding sequence ATGATAAAGGGAGTTATCTTCGACATGGACGGCGTGCTCGTCGACAATCGGGACGCGCACATCGAAGCGTTCGAAATCATTTGCCGGAAGTACGGCGTTCCGTTCGACCGGGAGAAATTCATGCCGTCGTTCGGCATGACCAACGACCTGATCCTCGAACGGCTGATGCCCGAGGTGATCCGCCGGACCGACTGGCGGCAGATCGCCCGCGAGAAGGAGGAGACCTACCGCGAGATCTTCGAGAGGACGATCGCCCCGACCCGAGGACTGGTGGATTTTCTCCGCGCCCTGAAGGCGGACGGCTTTCTGGTCGGTCTCGGCTCGTCGGGCAACACTCCGAACGTCAACTTCGTGCTCGAGCGCTGCGGTATCGCAAAGTATTTCGACGCGATCGCCAACGGCGACATGATCAGCCGGGGCAAGCCCGACCCGGAGGTGTACCTGCTCGCCGCTCGCAAGCTGGGTCTCGCTCCGGCCGAGTGCATCGTGGCCGAGGACGCCCCGGTCGGCATCGAGGCGGCCCGCAGGGCCGGCATGTCCGTGATCGGCGTCGCCACGACGTTCCGCCGCGAGGATCTGTCGGACTACGACCTGCTGATCGACGATTTCACCCAAATCGGCCCGCAGCAAATCCGCGCGCTGAAAGCGTAG
- a CDS encoding acyl-CoA thioesterase — MITRDIPIRVRYYETDCMGFVHHSNYVRYYETARTEMLRELGMTYPELEAQGIMLPVIDVQSRYVSPAFDDDLLTVRVTLTEMPKVKMRFDYEVFRENGERINTGSVTLAFMNAATKRACRAPGSFLERLKPYF; from the coding sequence ATGATTACCCGAGACATTCCGATCCGCGTGCGCTATTACGAAACCGACTGTATGGGTTTCGTCCATCATTCCAACTATGTGCGCTATTACGAGACGGCCCGTACCGAGATGCTCCGCGAGTTGGGTATGACCTATCCCGAGCTGGAGGCGCAGGGAATCATGCTGCCCGTGATCGATGTGCAGAGCCGCTACGTGTCGCCGGCTTTCGACGACGATCTGCTGACGGTCCGGGTGACGTTGACCGAGATGCCGAAAGTGAAGATGCGCTTCGATTACGAGGTTTTCCGCGAGAACGGGGAACGGATCAATACGGGCTCGGTGACGCTGGCGTTCATGAATGCCGCGACGAAACGGGCCTGCCGGGCTCCCGGCTCGTTTCTGGAGCGGTTGAAGCCCTATTTTTAG
- the htpG gene encoding molecular chaperone HtpG, protein MQNGKIGVTTENIFPVIKKFLYSDQEIFLRELISNSVDATQKLKTLSSTGEFKGELGDLTIRVKLDPDKRVLTVSDEGIGMTAEEIDKYINQIAFSGAEEFLEKYKNHAIIGHFGLGFYSAFMVADKVEIVTRSYKEGSKTMRWTCDGSPEYAMEEASEERGRGTDVILHLSEESKEFADKGRIREILKKYCSFLPVPIAFGKKEEWKDGKYVETGEDYIVNATDPLWTKKPTDITLEEYMEFYRTLYPMAEDPLFYIHLNIDYPFNLTGILYFPKIRNNFEIQKNKIQLYSNQVFVTDSVEGIVPEFLTLLHGVIDSPDIPLNVSRSYLQSDSNVKKISGYITRKVADRLSELFTQHRDEFEKKWDDLKIFIEYGIITDEKFAEKAADFTLVKNTDGKYFTLAEYNALVKENQTDRHGNVVCLYTTDPVTQNAFVEAARGKGYDVLTMDGQLDGHFISWFENKNAGTRFVRVDADVVERLIDKESDLKMALSTAQQDLLRPVFESQLPPEEKVRYTVAFEPMDESRPPVVITQNEFMRRMKDMAAMGGGGMQFYGQMPDNFNVVVNGNHPLVAEILGEVEKSYGDRLKTMNKKLDAALSEQNAIEEKLKDKKPDQLTDEEKKSREESSAKVDKLRGERTARLTEIGKENKLVKQVIDLALLSNGMLKGENLTNFIRRSIELIEK, encoded by the coding sequence ATGCAAAACGGCAAAATTGGCGTAACGACCGAAAACATCTTTCCGGTCATTAAGAAATTCCTCTATTCGGACCAAGAGATTTTCCTGCGCGAGCTGATCTCCAACTCGGTGGACGCGACGCAGAAGCTCAAGACGCTCTCCTCGACGGGCGAGTTCAAGGGCGAGCTGGGCGATCTGACGATTCGCGTGAAGCTCGATCCGGACAAGCGCGTGCTGACCGTGTCGGACGAGGGAATCGGCATGACGGCCGAGGAGATCGACAAGTATATCAACCAGATCGCTTTTTCGGGGGCGGAGGAGTTTCTCGAGAAGTATAAGAACCACGCGATCATCGGGCATTTCGGCCTCGGATTCTATTCGGCTTTCATGGTGGCCGACAAGGTGGAGATCGTCACCCGCTCCTATAAGGAGGGCTCGAAGACGATGCGCTGGACGTGCGACGGCTCGCCCGAGTACGCGATGGAGGAGGCGTCCGAGGAGCGAGGCCGAGGTACGGACGTGATCCTGCACCTGAGCGAGGAGAGCAAGGAATTCGCCGACAAGGGCCGCATCCGGGAGATACTGAAAAAATATTGCAGCTTCCTGCCCGTGCCGATCGCGTTCGGCAAGAAGGAGGAGTGGAAGGACGGCAAGTACGTCGAGACGGGCGAGGACTACATCGTCAACGCCACCGATCCGCTATGGACCAAGAAGCCGACGGACATTACGCTGGAGGAGTACATGGAGTTCTACCGCACGCTCTATCCGATGGCCGAGGACCCGTTGTTCTATATTCACCTGAACATCGACTATCCGTTCAATCTGACAGGCATTCTCTATTTCCCGAAGATACGGAACAACTTCGAGATACAGAAGAACAAGATCCAGCTCTATTCGAACCAAGTGTTCGTGACCGATTCGGTCGAAGGCATCGTGCCCGAGTTCCTGACGCTGCTGCACGGCGTGATCGACTCGCCCGACATCCCGCTGAACGTGTCGCGCAGCTATTTGCAGAGCGACTCGAACGTCAAGAAGATTTCGGGCTACATCACCCGCAAGGTAGCCGACCGGCTGAGCGAGCTGTTCACGCAGCACCGCGACGAGTTCGAGAAAAAGTGGGACGATCTGAAGATTTTCATCGAGTACGGCATCATCACCGACGAAAAGTTCGCCGAGAAGGCCGCCGACTTCACGCTCGTGAAGAATACCGACGGCAAGTATTTCACGCTCGCCGAGTACAATGCGCTGGTCAAGGAAAACCAGACGGACCGTCACGGCAACGTGGTCTGCCTGTATACGACCGATCCGGTCACGCAGAACGCATTCGTCGAGGCGGCTCGCGGCAAAGGGTACGACGTGCTGACGATGGACGGCCAGCTCGACGGTCATTTCATCAGCTGGTTCGAGAACAAGAATGCCGGTACGCGTTTCGTGCGTGTCGACGCCGATGTCGTCGAGCGGCTGATCGACAAGGAGAGCGATCTGAAAATGGCGCTCAGCACGGCTCAGCAGGACCTGCTCCGTCCGGTGTTCGAGTCTCAGCTTCCTCCCGAGGAGAAGGTCCGTTACACCGTCGCTTTCGAGCCGATGGACGAGAGCCGTCCGCCGGTAGTCATCACCCAGAACGAGTTCATGCGTCGGATGAAAGACATGGCGGCGATGGGTGGCGGCGGCATGCAGTTCTACGGGCAGATGCCCGATAACTTCAATGTGGTGGTCAACGGCAACCATCCGCTCGTGGCCGAGATTCTCGGCGAGGTCGAGAAGAGCTACGGGGACCGTCTGAAGACGATGAACAAGAAGCTCGACGCGGCCTTGTCGGAGCAGAATGCCATAGAGGAGAAGCTCAAGGACAAGAAGCCCGACCAGCTGACCGACGAGGAAAAGAAATCGCGCGAGGAATCCTCGGCCAAGGTGGATAAGCTGCGCGGCGAGCGGACGGCCCGCCTGACCGAAATCGGCAAGGAGAACAAGCTCGTCAAACAGGTGATCGATCTGGCCTTGCTGTCGAACGGTATGCTCAAGGGCGAGAACTTGACGAACTTTATCCGTCGCAGCATCGAGCTGATCGAAAAATAG
- a CDS encoding redox-sensing transcriptional repressor Rex codes for MNAIPEKTIERLSEYRRTLLECHAQGIQHIFSHVLAGIHGITAVQVRRDLMLIGFQSDTKKGYDVEVLIEFISSILDGKNVVNVGVIGMGNLGQALTKYFNGRRSKLRIVASFDVDPQKAGHRIDGIPCYPMADFEELVQKHDIKIVILSSPTSIASQLVVPIINAGIKGVLNFTSMPLNFPRGIFVENYDITTLLEKVAYFVKEAEENSDSSSE; via the coding sequence ATGAACGCGATACCGGAAAAAACGATCGAACGCCTGAGCGAGTACCGCCGTACGCTGCTCGAGTGCCACGCCCAAGGCATCCAACATATATTCTCGCATGTGCTGGCCGGCATACACGGCATTACGGCCGTGCAGGTGCGGCGCGATTTGATGCTGATCGGTTTTCAGAGCGACACGAAAAAAGGATACGACGTCGAGGTGCTGATCGAGTTCATCAGTTCGATTCTCGACGGGAAAAACGTCGTGAACGTCGGCGTAATCGGGATGGGAAACCTGGGACAGGCGCTGACCAAATATTTCAACGGACGTCGCTCGAAGCTGCGCATCGTCGCGTCGTTCGACGTCGATCCTCAGAAAGCCGGACATCGCATCGACGGGATTCCGTGCTATCCGATGGCCGATTTCGAAGAGCTGGTGCAGAAGCACGACATCAAGATCGTGATCCTGTCGTCGCCTACGTCGATCGCCTCGCAACTCGTCGTACCGATCATCAATGCAGGGATCAAGGGCGTACTGAACTTCACGTCGATGCCGCTGAACTTCCCTCGCGGGATTTTCGTCGAGAACTACGACATCACGACGTTGCTCGAAAAAGTGGCCTATTTCGTCAAGGAGGCCGAGGAAAATTCCGATTCGTCGTCCGAATAG